GGTGGTGGCTTGACTCTTTGGATCGATGCCCAGCTTTCTCCTCATCTTGCCCAGTGGATCGACCAGACATTTGAAATTGAGTCCCAGTCGGTGACGTCTCTAGGCCTCCGTGATGCCGAAGACGTTTCAATTTTCCAGGAAGCACGTGCGGTAGGTGCCATTGTGATGACCAAGGACCAAGATTTCGTTAATTTGGTTAGGCAATATGGTCCACCTCCCCAGATTCTCCTGGTTACTTGTGGAAATACGTCGAACAAATATCTTCGTTCTCTTCTCCAACAGGTATTCCCCAATATCTTCGAAACTGCTCCAAGCAGGAGAGCCACTTGTAGAACTGAGTGATGCGTGGTAATCCTGTTTCTTTTGTCAAACAATGAACAGGTTCAAAGTGTAGGAACGTCTATGTCGCGCATAAAACAGTTCATTCGGATATTCGATGCTAGAACATTTGGAGATACTGGTTTTCGTTCAGACGAGAATTCTCAGAAATGTAGTGAAACTCTCTAACTATTGTCATTGGTGATTATTAATAGAGTCAGGCAAAGAGCTGACTGAAGGGCTTTGGAGAATACGGAACCAATCGTCAAGAATATTACATAACTGGTTCTGGCATGTTCTGCCTGGGCGTGCCATCATCTCTCACTCTATTTCCATATGAAACGCCAGACATGCTCCACCGGTCTTGGGTCCCCGCTTCTCCCTGTTCTTCAATATCCTTCCAACGCTCTCAATAGAACGCGATGGTACTTGGGTTGATCTCAGCCGGGATACATTCATATTGATAGTCTGTATGTTCTTTCGCCAATGACAACTTCAGGGCATTGCAGTCATTTTTTTCGATAAAGGCGTCGATGTAACTCCACGTGCCCTGCTTTCCAGCCTGGGTGATTTGGATCTCTGATTTTTTAATGCCCCAAAGCACCCAGGTTGATGAGGCCGCCGCTAACACCGCACTCGCGACAATCAGGACAATTGCCAGGAAGATCATTCGTACCATCGTAAAACTCCTCTGTGAAAAGCAAAAAAAGAAAAGAGAGAAAGACACCATGAAAACCGGTGTATGCTCTTCGTTCAAAGAAAAAAACCCATACGGCCGATATTCAGTATAATGGGCAAGATCTTACTAGGTTTTCCCTACGAATAGGAATACACAGAAACCCTAGTCCTCGAACATATACAAACAGGCATCCTCGCCTCTATCTCAAGAAAGGAAAATCGCCAACTTGCCCATGCAAGACGACTCAGACCAATGCCTGATCTTCTCTGGATTGCTCATCTCTCACGGACTTTTTCTATTGTTCATTCACGCGGGGTTCGGTCTATGCTTTGGATGAAGACACATGAAATCGTTCTCCCGGACAATCGCAAGAAGATTACCCTGGAACGTCAATCATTGTTTGGCCCTCGTCAACGGATAAAGTACATCGAAGCCACGATTCAATCGGCCAGTCAAGAGTCGAAGACCGATGTCGTCACGGTAACGCGTCGTCGAATAGGATGGCGGTTTCGTATTCAATACCCCTTGATCACCACCTACTACAAAAAAAACGCAAAAGGCCAATGGAAACCCATTGGGACATCACTTCCATCCTGAACAGATTTTTTCCTTCTGACTATGTTCAATTTTCTACCATTCACCCGCCCATTTTTAACGATCATGTGATCATCCCGATTAATTTGCCTCAGCATTCCACTTGAGTCTTTGCCACAAGAGGGGACGTTGATTAGCTATTGTTCCGTCTATCTTTATCTTCTATTTTTTCTTCCTGTTACCCTCGTTTGATTCATTCTGCCGTTATCCTGACTCTCTCTCGAAGAGGGCCGCTGTGGAGCCGACATGTGCCCCTTGAAAGAGTTGACGTAGCCTCTTGGCACACTTGAGGGTTACGCCATATCTACTACGGGGTTGCGGTGTTCAATGAATACGAAGGACGGAGCCAAATAGTGAGTATGATGGAGGAACTGGCCTATGAACGTACCAGGGAGGCTGTGAAGGAAATGAATGGCAGGCACGCCGGAAGGCCGGGGAGAGAGAACCCATTAAGTTATGAATGTATCAGTGTCCCTTATTCACTGCCTAACTAATCCAGCAATTCTGTCTGATCTGTTGTAGAGGGGTCGCTCCGCTTTCGTTGAACCTAGGAGCGCTGGAACCAGACCACGACATCTGAGAAGCTCACGCTACCTGTGCCATCTATCACACTGAATTGGAGGCTATTCATCTTTCCTGTCAGGAATCGATTTCCTCCAATACTTTCGTGCATTGTCCGGCGTACGCCCTCGTTGAAGGTCGTCGATATTGCCGTATCCCCATTGATGGTAATCTCACAATTGAGGCCATTCGCATCGTTCGTGGGATCTGCCATAAACATAATGATCGGACGTTGCACAGCGGTCCCGTCACCAGTTGCAGCCGGCAAAGCAGTATCTGATGGCAATTCGAAAGTCAGCGTATGGCTTTCACTCGCGCTCAGAGTAAATGAGTGATCCAGCAAGACTTTATAGTCGGCAAGCGTTCTCATGTGTAACCTCCTTTGAAAGAATACGTGTCGCGTCATATGATCCGGCATGCAGTACTGAGTACACACCCTACCCAATTCTTCGATATACTTCAAAGGTCCTCACTCCTCAACTCATAGAAGCCGCCACACAGGAGCACATCCAGCAGCAACTCCATACTAAGAACCGACACACACGGTACCGTGTATTTTGTTGGTGGTAATAAGATGACGCCGGCAGGGTCATGGAAGGCAGACATACTTCTTATCGAGCTGTCTAAAATTCGGGAGACACTTCTGATGGCCTGTATTATGCTTGACAATTGCGTAAATATGGCACACGCTAGAATGAATCAACCAGTTCCGGCTAGTCTTTAGGCAGCTCGCAGATTTTCAGACAGACGTCAAATATGGTATGACCTATTCGATGCGACTATTCATTTACCTGTTGCTCGTAACCTTCATGCTCACCGCATGTTCAACGCGCGTGATGTCCCCAGAAGAAACTGCCGAAATTTCATCGAAAACCTACCGGGCCGTCACGCCTCAGGCCATTTTATCGGCAGCTTCCGATCTGTTTTTTTTGGCCGACGATCAGGCTTTTCAAAGAACGCTGGAGCCAGATCAGCTCGTGGCTGTCCGCGAGCATAGTTTCAACATCGGCCTGAACCTCGTCCAGTCTCAAGATACCTGGAACATCTCCACGCATCCCGATACCGACGGAACAAAAGTCACTCTCGACGTGAAGAGTGAAGAGTCCTGGATAACAGGAAAAACGCAGGTCCAGAGGCCAAACGGACCGGCCGTGTACACGCAATTCTGGAACCGTCTGGATTACCTACTCGGTCAATCAACCAAGTGGATGTCTTGTGGGGATCTGAATCATGAATACCTGGAAGATCGGACTTGGGGAGACGTCTGGTGGCTCTGCAGTGACGTGCAGGACCGGCTACCCCCCGAACTCATGACAGGAATCTGGCAGAACGGCGGGAACAATGAACTGTCTCCGGAAGTTCAGCAGCGTTGCATGAATAAGGTATTAGATGGCCTCTACGGCATAGCGGACTCCCAACGCCAGCAGGATCTCTATCTTACCCTGTGTCTTGAAGAAGAAGGCTACAGACTCTTTGATGAACATTTTTGACCGAGGCGAAGTGACTGTGTGGAAAGGGCAATGAGCCTATCATCCTGAGCCCTTACCGATGTGGACTCTGAACAATGCCGTGTGTGCCAAGTACGAAATTCTATGCTATGATGTTACTGATTAATATGCATGCCTTTTCTACATTCAACGATCGTACTTCATCTTCCCCGCTTTTATCCCCTCACATGAACCGAAATCATTTCAGTCATCTGCATGAACCAATGACACGGTCGTCTTACTCGAGCATTACAGGATTCTGACTTACGTATACGTTTTGAACACGTGTCTCGTCTCCAGGCTCCAGATGCTCAAGAAAGGAGTATGGTCTGCCATGGACGGTTCGACAATGCCCTCTTCGACACGACGCGCTCACTGGATTCTCTCGCTTGGCCTGTGCGTAGTATTCGGGGTCATACTTGGCGCATGCTCCCGGTCTGCTTGGATGAAGCCGGATGGACGTGAAGTGTCGCCCAATGAACAATTGGCCTGTGCGGAGGAAATCCGGGAAGCCCCTGAAAACCGGACACTCAATCACGACGAGATCCAACCCAAGATAGACAATTGCATGAAAGCGAAAGGCTACCATCGAAGACCCTGGTGGCTCCTCAACGATCTTCACTGGAACATCACTCCCCCATCATAACGCCTGGAGAACGCCGAACATCTCAACTTCGCACCGCTCACCTCATCGACGCGAGCAGAGGTCAGACCCAGTCGCCCTCTTACCACGTATCAACCTCTCGTTCGCTTCAAGGGATCAGATTCTGATATCGTGAACCCCACAGATTTCAACAGCCCCTTTATCTATGCAGCCCCGTTGGGCCGTTACACTTGAGGAGCCCTCTTCATGCCGACTTACGATCGCCCTTATTTCATCAAGATGTGTTGCTTGACTCTACTTCTGCTGATACAACCCTCTCCCGCTTTTCCGGAAGTCATCGACGGATTTAGAGAACTCAAATTCGGCATGACAAAAGAGGAAGTGCAATCACTCGAACGTTGCTCCAGTCCCACGGAATGCCTCTATGAGCTCGCCGGGAAAAATCGTTACATCCATCTGTCCTACTATCCTGAACAGAACAGCCAAGCCAGGCCCACGCTCGCTCGGATTTCCATAGACATGGGACATTTCTCAAACGAATGGTATGCTAATCTTCAAAATATTCTTCAAAAGCAATATCAACTCACCCATGACCTGCGTGAAAGCGATATTGACGCGTTCGAGAAAGAACGTGTATCCGAACTGACATCGGGCTACGAAAACGGACAGGTACTCTTGCAGGTCGTCAGAAGAACGTTCGGAAACCTTATCCTGAAAGTCATCTATCAAAGCCCAGCGCTCGCAGCCGCTACTCTTCAACAGCTCGAAAATTCTTCCCACTCATGACTTGTCATCCAGGAAGGCTTTCCTCACCATCCTGGCTTCCGCCCCGGCTCTTTGCCAAGCACTGCCAACGTCACGCCCGAGTTCCCCGCATCGTGACATCGCTGCAAGTGCCTGCCACCATGGAGATCAACACGCCGTGGGCGGATGATCACTCTGCTCCATGTCCTCAAACGATCGACGGGCATACCGAAGGTCCACGACCGTCACCTGCCGGTCATGCTGCATCAGGCGCCTCCAACAACGCCGACAGAGATCATGGTCTTTCATGCTGACAGCCCGCCCGAGTTTACTGGAGTGGGGGTTGCGTCGCGGAGAAACCAAGACTTTGACTTCACTCCCGCATTCCGCACAACGCAGAAGACCGGGACTTTGAACCTTTGAAGGCTTTCCCGACCGGATGAACACGCTGCCTCGCTGCTTTTGGTGTTTCGATGCCCACCATTCCTCCGTGGTCATGCCATCTTCTTGAATGCCATGCGTAAATCTCCGTTTCATACATCCCCTCCCTCCAAAGCGCTATGAGCAAAAAATCATATACACATGCCGAAGGAGAAGTTGAGCAAAGGCCATGCCGAAGAGCAACACGCATGGCCCATGGATTCATTCGTTCTGATCTTGTCAAGCTTTTATATGCCTTGTAACGGAATCGGACCGGACCGTCCGATTGCCACAAGGACCTAGGGGACTCGAATCAACGGACAAGGTATGGCTATTTTTGACAGGCCGTCGAGCTAATGACACTACGATGGCAAGCACGATGAAGATCAAGGAGAAGAGAATTTCAACATATTTGGCTAAGGATGATCTCGATAAAACAGAAGAATGCATCCCGCCTCTATGACACCCATAGAGAGATGCCTCATGAATGAACAGCAACAAACCGTCCGCATTACTGCCGGCTTGTACGGGAAATAAACTCTGGAAATATGTAGTCCTCGTCCAAGGCACCCTCCAGAGAATGGCACGCAACCAGGACCGCTTGAGTAGGACAACCCTGCAGTCTACACCTTCTGCACTTCAGCCGCCGACTCATTCAAAATGAGCCAGTAGAGGCCAAGCTGCTGGACAGCCTTCGTGAATTCTTGGAAATCTACGGGTTTCCTCACGTAACTATTCGCACCCAATTGATAACTTTTGACGACATCATGCTCTTCTTTGGAGGAAGTCAACACCACAACAGGAAGAAATTTCGTTCGATCATCGGCACGCAATCGTCGCAACACCTCGAGCCCATCAATCTTCGGCAGCTTGAGGTCGAGCAAGATGATTTGCGGCATCTGGCTCAGGTCACGACCGGCATAGGCGCCAGTCCCGAAGAGATATTCCAAAGCCTGCACGCCATCACGTGCCACGACGACTTCATTCATGATGTTATTTTTCGCGAGCGCTCGCATCGTCAACTCTTCATCATCAGGATGATCTTCGACCAATAGAATCACTTGTTCCTTTGAACTCATGGCCCACCTCCTTTTCTCACAACGTAAAATAAAATGTGGCTCCAGCTCCCACCATGCCTTCGGCCCAAATTTGTCCACCGTGACGTTGAATTATTCGCTGCACGGTCGCCAACCCCACGCCCACGCCAGGGTACTCGCTAAACGCGTGCAATCGTTGGAAAGCTCCGAATAATTTGTGAACATAGGTCATGTCAAAACCCGCCCCATTATCTCGGACGAAAAATGCCGACCGATCCCTGTACTGCGTGATCCCCATTTCAATCGTGGCATCCGACGTATGGGCCGTAAACTTCCAGGCATTGCCCAACAAATTTTCCAGCACCACACGGAGGAGGTTCGGGTCGGCTGTGGTCTTCATTCCTTCCTCCACTCGCCACGCGACGTCATGATCCGGGTCCACCCGATTGAGTTCTCCGATGATCTGCTGCGCTAACGCGCTCAAATCCACCGGCTGCACGTGCAATTCCGCACGCGTCAGACGGGCGAGATGAAGCATGGCGTCGATCAACTTCGACATGCGCTGACTCGCTGAACGGACTCTCTCCAAGAATCCTTTCCCGGCGTTGTCAAGTTTGTCTCCATAATCTTCAAGAACAGCCTGACTGAACCCGTCTATGCCTCGTAACGGCGCGCGCAAATCGTGAGAGACTGAATAGCTAAAGGCCTCGAGTTCTTTATTGCTGGCCTCCAACTGAGCCTTTTGTTCCAGCAAATCCGCATTGAGTTTTCGAACGCCCTCTTCAGCCAGTTTGCGCTCCTTCACTTCCTTGACAAGTTCGGCGTTGGCCTCGGCCAATTTTGCGGTCCGCTCATGGACGCGTTGCTCCAAATGGTCTCTTACTTCGCGTAGCGCGCGCTCCGCTAATTGACGCTCTCGAATTTCCTGCTCCAATTGTTCATTCGTTCTTTGAAGGTCCAGCGTCCGCTGTTGCACGCGAACTTCTAGTTCATCTGAGGTTCGACGGAGCTTTGACACGACCAGTCCCACGCCCCCTAGCCAGAGCAACGCCAGAAGGCTCATGAGTCCATACGTACTCCGCATATTCACGCCAGTAAGCGTCTCCAGACTCCGGAGCGGATAGAGAATTTCCAACACACCGCGAACCTGCCCTGTTTCCCAGTCATGTTTGGGGCTTTCGGGATGGGAATTGTGACAATCCACACATTCCGGCCGCAGCACGTCGGCGGTGGCATAGCGAAGAGTGGGTTGGCCGTCTACCTCTTGAAACCGCAGGAAGACATCGCCAGGATGTTCCGATAGATAGTTCCAAGCCTCGGATTCAAATGAATCATGTACGCCTCCTGACGGCCCACGCCAGGGAAACGGATGAGGACTGTAGAGTCGAGTCTGTTCACCCGGACGTTGCACACCCATCCGCTCGCCGAGTTTTGCGCTTAACGTCGCCGGAAGAGGAATGGCGCCTGGCTGGTTTTCATACTCATGCGTCACGACAACCCCATTGGCTCTCACCCGCTCCACGACTTCACTTGTGTAGAGATTGCGCATTTCCATCAGGGCTCGGGTATAGACATCAGCGCTCGTCACGGCCACCGTCTTGACCATTTGGGTCTTTAAATGGGTGATATGGATCAGCATGACGACCAGACAAATCCCGAACAAGATCGAGATGATTAAAATGGTTCGCTCATGGAGTTGTTGCAATATGCTGGAGAAAATCTTTGACATCGGTGAACTCGTCATACCAGCTGGAACCGCAGTCAAGAACGATGCGAATGCCCATATGAATCAAACATGGCACCTTCTGCGCATGGCTTCGATAGTGTTATCGGTTTTCCCGCTCGAGAAATGAAGAAAAAACATGAATCCGATCGTGTCGAATGGGCCTGATTCATGTCACTTGTGTTCAAATAGAGAGACCCAGGCCCTCGTAACCGGCTTCCCCCATAGGACAGAATTTCTGCCTTTTTCCGCTTCAAATCCCATTCAGGTTCTGGCTGGCGCGAGGGCGGCGGCTTGACCTAAGTTTCCAGCGAAAAGTTGACCCGATACGAACTCAATGATACCCTTTTGCGCTACAGTCGAGTGGAGAAAGTGCCCCTCGTCGTGTTCCTGATGCGTCACTCAATGAGAAGAGCCGATCTAAGAGGAGGATGAGATGAGCGCAAAACTGTACGTCGGAAACCTGCCGTTTTCGACGACCGATCAAGAATTACAAGAAGTCTTCGCGACTCATGGAGCCGTGATATCAGCGACCGTGATCATGGATCGATTTTCAGGACGTTCACGTGGTTTTGGGTTTGTGGAGATGAGTTCTCCGGATGAAGCCCAACAGGCCATTTCGGCCTTACATGAGTCTGAACTTGACGGACGTCCACTCATCGTGAATATCGCCAAACCTCGCGAGACGCGACCTCCGTTTCGTCCAGAATCGCGTGGAGAGGAGGCATCTGGAAGCACTCACGCGGAAGGCTAAACAGCTCTACTCATGATTCAAGTGAGCGACCGCTTGGTTCTGCATCGCCACTGCCAGGAGGGGATCTTCCTCTGACTCTTCTTGTCCGGCGGCCGGGTCGTCTTCCAGTACGGCATCGAGTTCTACATCTTCTGAGTAATCCTGCAAGACCGTCGTGACCTCAATGTGCACATTCGCCCCGGGTGTCAATCGTTTGAGATCCCATTCGGTGATCCACCCTCTGACGTATTCTCGCATGCGCGTACTGGATAATTGGTCGACCGAGGTCACGGCTGACGGCTCCCACCCATACGCCGAACCATGAAGCGCCCGTACTTTCTCATACGTGTCCTCCACGAGTTTTCCATACGGTAAATTGAGCAGCATACGATCCTGGTCAATCACATGAATGCCCGCTTCGGCTTCCTTAGCCATTTTCATGATGGAATCGGCTTCAGGCTGTGCGAGACTCACAGAAACCTTCTCACGATCGCCCTTTTCGTCCAACACCACGGCCTGAAAGTCATCTGTTAACGCGACAACAGACCCCAAGCCTGGAAATTGGCAATTTTCGAGCGCACCCATCCAACGCGCTAACTCCGCATACGACTTGACTCGCTGCTTGTATGAATAGCGGGCCATAATTTCCGCTTCGTCGATCAGCAGGACCCAACCCGCGTAGCCAGCCGCTACGATCAACCGCGAAACAAAACGGAAGCGCTGCAGGGACAATTCTTGTGCCGTGATTTTTTCGAATGAGTATGGAATATCCGGTGCGCATCCTTTCAGGAATTTCTTTAATTCTCCGTTGCTGAGCGGATCTCCAGACCAAAAACGGATCATACGATGGCTCAGCTCCGGATCATTGACCATCTGTTCATACAGGTACAGGCTCGCGGCAAGCCGGGCATCGACTTCTCCATTTTCCCGGCGCTGGGCCCATCCATAAAATTCCGAATATTGCGGACTTTGAAAATTCAGTTCGCTGGCAATTTCAGTCAACGCGTGACCTCGTTTGTGCGGAACGAGGGCGGAATCAACCGCCGCCCGAAAGAGCGTCGCGACATTATGAAATGGCGTTTCCTTGCTGATCACGATGGGACTGCACACGACATTGTGCTCAAGGGCCATGTGCTGCAAAGACTCTAACAAGTGAGATTTTCCGGAACCGAAGCCACCGGCAATCAGCAACCCCTTCGCCATCGTGTTGGTCTCCACTCGTGGGGCGAGTTCCTGGAGAAGACCTTGAAACTTCCCTTCAATCTCCGGCTGATGGCTTCCCAGAGCTTGAACCACATCACGGTTGGGCACGCCAGATCGAAGCGATTCGATGACCCGTTGATGAGAGACGTTCCCGGCCACCTCAGCGCTGTTGAATTCCGAACCTGTCTCTTCCGCCACACCTTGTGGAACAATTCCTATCGGTGCGTTTCCCAGACGAATAAGTGCCCCCAACGGATTTTGATACGTCCGATCACGGACTTCATCCCAGATTCGTAACTTCAGCGCTTCATACCGGCTCAATCCACGACGCGCATCGGTCAGGAATTCACCTGGAGCCATCACGATCAACAGCAGTCCTTCGATTTCGTCCGTGCCGTCGATGAACTGACGCAGCACTTCGTACACATCCATCGAGGCGGCCGGACTATAATAGAACCCCTCTGGCTGTGGAGGACGCTTGGCGACGACATACCGGTCTATGTTGATCGTTAAGACCAGCCCATGTTTTCCGGCCAGCCGCACCCAGTGCGAGAGTGACGCGAACATGTGCCTGGCATTGTGCCGTACGATTTTTTGGAATATGAGGGCCTCTTTCAAAGCGGACAGTTGACGTAATTCCCCTCGCAACCACTCGTTGACGGCTTGAGTCATGAATGGACTGCCTTCTCCAGAATCGAGCTGCGCAAGACAGAGGCGAATCATGGCCATCTTGAATTCCTGACACAAGGCCGGATCTTGAAAGATCGCCCGTTCCAGCCAACTATTGAGATCACGCCGCAACAACGGTTCCGCACGATCATTCAGCTTCGCTACGTCGGCCAGGTTGAATTGTGACCGGTCCTCAGGCATCTGATATCCGTTTTCCTGAAGAAGTCGTGCGACGAATTGATACGCGAGTGAATCCCAATCGATGAGCCGTGCGACTTGATGGAAGAGACGGTCAGCCATATGGACTTTGGTCTCACTCGACTCGACATGGACGGAACAGAACCCTTCTTCCCGCGCCATGGTATCCAACTGCGGATGGAGTAATTCACTGGCAGGGGTGTTTTCAGCGATGACGAATTTGACGGCTGATCCACCCCGCTTCACGAATCGTTTGAGGTATTCCTGCCGAACCGTGCTTAACCAATCTTGCGGATGTAATTCCATGCCTCTAGATCCTTCATCGTGATAGAGTTTTTTTCATGACTCTCTTCTGTCGTCCTTTCCCATGCTTACGCTAGCTGTGTGCTGGGTCAGGAATGCGATTCGGCCAGAACCGGCTGGGCCACTTCGTCTGGACTCGCTTCCAAATCCGCATCCTCGGTGTAATCCTGCCGCACTTCCGTCAATTCAATTTCGACGGTTTCCCCCGGGGCCAGTCTCTTCAGATCCCATTCCGTAATCCACCCTTTGACGTATTCCCGCATTCTCGTGCTCGATAATCGTTCAATCGTCGGGACTTGAGGGGGATTCCATCCATAAGCCTGCGCATGGACGGACCAAATCTTCTGATAAATTTCCTCGATCCGTTTATCGTGGGGGCCCACGAGAGGAATACGTTCACATTCGATCAACTGCATTCCCTGTTCGGCTTGACGTGATAACACCAAATCAGCTTCTGAGCCCGTGTCCCGCAACTTTGCCGGCACCATTTCCCGATCACCTTTTTCATCCAAGATCGCACTTTGAAAATCGTCAGTCAGCGCCAACACAGAGGCCAAACCTGATTTGTACCCGATATCAGCAAAGCTCGACGCCTCTAAACGTCCCATCCATCGGGCTAATTCAGCATACGATTGCGCGCGCTGCTTGAAGGAGTAGCGTCCGATGATTTCGGCTTCGTCAATCAGCAAAATCCAGCCGGAATAGCCGGCAGCCACCATCAGACGGGAAACGAACTTCAAACGTTGCAGGGCCATTTCGGCCGAGGTCAATTTGTCAAAGCGGTACGTCATGCCCGAGTCGCAGGCTTTCACGTATCGCTTGATTTCCCCATCACTGAGCGGGTCGCCAGCCCAGAATCGAAGTATGCGATGACTCAGTTCAGGATCATTGATCATGCGTTCATACAAAAGAAGCGTTGCGGCAAACCTAGCGTCAATCTCGCCTCCCTGTCGGTTGACCCATTCGGAAAACTGTGCAAATCGCGGACTTTGAAATTGCAAGCCGCGCGTCACTTCCATGAGCGCTTCCCCACGTCTCTGAGGGATCACCGCCGACTCGATCGCAGCCCGAAACATCAAGGCGGGATTATACAGAGGAGTTTCCTTGCTGATGACGACCCGGCTCGTGACGAAGTTTTGCTCCAAGGCCATCTGTTGTAGTGATTCCAAGAGATGTGATTTCCCAGTCCCAAATCCTCCCTCCACGAGCATGCCCTTCGTGGTCCATCCCTTTTCCACACTCCCTTGAGCATCATGGAGTAACTGTTGAAATTTTGATTGGACTATGGGTTGAGGACACCCCAGGGTTTTGACCACTTCGGCATTTGGAACTCCCGATCGCAATGATTCGATCACTCGTTGCGCCTGAGCATTGCCCCCTTCTGACATGCGACGATACGAGCCCACCTCACCAGACGATGAAGACGCATTCGAAAGTCTGATCATCGGAGCAAGAGGATTCTGCCGGTACTTATCTCGCACATCGTCCAGTATGCGGAGTTTTAATGCTTCATACCGGTTCAGACCCAATCGTTGGTTCGTTAAAAATTCAAAGGGCGCGATGACCACCATCAATAAGCCTTCAATTTCATCCGTTCCATCGATAAATTGCCGCAACATCTCATAGGCGTCGAGGACCGCCGCAGGACTATAGGACAACCCCGCTCTCTCCTTCTTGACCGACCGAGACTGTACGAATGCGGAAATATCGAGAGAAACGACAAGCCCTCGATCGCCGATTACACGAATCCAATGCGTGAGAGAGGCGAACAAGAAACGGGCATTGTTTCGTGAAACCTTTTGGAATATCAGGGCTTCTTTGAGCTTTGACAGGTACCGCAGCTCCCCGCATAACCAGGCTTTAATGGATGTCGCGAGTGTGGACGTCTCCCCTGGTGGCTCAAGCCGTGCCAGACAGAGCTGCATCATGGCGAGGCGAAATTCAAGACTCATGTGATAATCATGGAACAACGCCTGTTCCAGCCATCCGGTCAGATCACGTTTTAAATCGGCTTCTTCTCGACCATTGAGGGTCGCAAGAAAGGTCCAATGACAGTCACTGGGAGTTTCTGGAGTCTGACAGTGGTTCTGCGCGAGCAACCGTTTCAGGAACCGGTAGGCCAACGCGTCCCAATCGATTTGCCGGGCGATCTCCTGAAAGAGCAAATCGATCAATTGCACTTTCGTCGAACGG
The genomic region above belongs to Nitrospirales bacterium and contains:
- a CDS encoding response regulator, which translates into the protein MSSKEQVILLVEDHPDDEELTMRALAKNNIMNEVVVARDGVQALEYLFGTGAYAGRDLSQMPQIILLDLKLPKIDGLEVLRRLRADDRTKFLPVVVLTSSKEEHDVVKSYQLGANSYVRKPVDFQEFTKAVQQLGLYWLILNESAAEVQKV
- a CDS encoding ATP-binding protein is translated as MSKIFSSILQQLHERTILIISILFGICLVVMLIHITHLKTQMVKTVAVTSADVYTRALMEMRNLYTSEVVERVRANGVVVTHEYENQPGAIPLPATLSAKLGERMGVQRPGEQTRLYSPHPFPWRGPSGGVHDSFESEAWNYLSEHPGDVFLRFQEVDGQPTLRYATADVLRPECVDCHNSHPESPKHDWETGQVRGVLEILYPLRSLETLTGVNMRSTYGLMSLLALLWLGGVGLVVSKLRRTSDELEVRVQQRTLDLQRTNEQLEQEIRERQLAERALREVRDHLEQRVHERTAKLAEANAELVKEVKERKLAEEGVRKLNADLLEQKAQLEASNKELEAFSYSVSHDLRAPLRGIDGFSQAVLEDYGDKLDNAGKGFLERVRSASQRMSKLIDAMLHLARLTRAELHVQPVDLSALAQQIIGELNRVDPDHDVAWRVEEGMKTTADPNLLRVVLENLLGNAWKFTAHTSDATIEMGITQYRDRSAFFVRDNGAGFDMTYVHKLFGAFQRLHAFSEYPGVGVGLATVQRIIQRHGGQIWAEGMVGAGATFYFTL
- a CDS encoding RNA-binding protein; translated protein: MSAKLYVGNLPFSTTDQELQEVFATHGAVISATVIMDRFSGRSRGFGFVEMSSPDEAQQAISALHESELDGRPLIVNIAKPRETRPPFRPESRGEEASGSTHAEG
- a CDS encoding DUF2791 family P-loop domain-containing protein encodes the protein MELHPQDWLSTVRQEYLKRFVKRGGSAVKFVIAENTPASELLHPQLDTMAREEGFCSVHVESSETKVHMADRLFHQVARLIDWDSLAYQFVARLLQENGYQMPEDRSQFNLADVAKLNDRAEPLLRRDLNSWLERAIFQDPALCQEFKMAMIRLCLAQLDSGEGSPFMTQAVNEWLRGELRQLSALKEALIFQKIVRHNARHMFASLSHWVRLAGKHGLVLTINIDRYVVAKRPPQPEGFYYSPAASMDVYEVLRQFIDGTDEIEGLLLIVMAPGEFLTDARRGLSRYEALKLRIWDEVRDRTYQNPLGALIRLGNAPIGIVPQGVAEETGSEFNSAEVAGNVSHQRVIESLRSGVPNRDVVQALGSHQPEIEGKFQGLLQELAPRVETNTMAKGLLIAGGFGSGKSHLLESLQHMALEHNVVCSPIVISKETPFHNVATLFRAAVDSALVPHKRGHALTEIASELNFQSPQYSEFYGWAQRRENGEVDARLAASLYLYEQMVNDPELSHRMIRFWSGDPLSNGELKKFLKGCAPDIPYSFEKITAQELSLQRFRFVSRLIVAAGYAGWVLLIDEAEIMARYSYKQRVKSYAELARWMGALENCQFPGLGSVVALTDDFQAVVLDEKGDREKVSVSLAQPEADSIMKMAKEAEAGIHVIDQDRMLLNLPYGKLVEDTYEKVRALHGSAYGWEPSAVTSVDQLSSTRMREYVRGWITEWDLKRLTPGANVHIEVTTVLQDYSEDVELDAVLEDDPAAGQEESEEDPLLAVAMQNQAVAHLNHE
- a CDS encoding ATP-binding protein, which encodes MAMSPHEWLTILQKEYLQQYVRDGGSVVKFAVGTEGTDLSQFSAQLRVMAQHEDYVVVNADARSTKVQLIDLLFQEIARQIDWDALAYRFLKRLLAQNHCQTPETPSDCHWTFLATLNGREEADLKRDLTGWLEQALFHDYHMSLEFRLAMMQLCLARLEPPGETSTLATSIKAWLCGELRYLSKLKEALIFQKVSRNNARFLFASLTHWIRVIGDRGLVVSLDISAFVQSRSVKKERAGLSYSPAAVLDAYEMLRQFIDGTDEIEGLLMVVIAPFEFLTNQRLGLNRYEALKLRILDDVRDKYRQNPLAPMIRLSNASSSSGEVGSYRRMSEGGNAQAQRVIESLRSGVPNAEVVKTLGCPQPIVQSKFQQLLHDAQGSVEKGWTTKGMLVEGGFGTGKSHLLESLQQMALEQNFVTSRVVISKETPLYNPALMFRAAIESAVIPQRRGEALMEVTRGLQFQSPRFAQFSEWVNRQGGEIDARFAATLLLYERMINDPELSHRILRFWAGDPLSDGEIKRYVKACDSGMTYRFDKLTSAEMALQRLKFVSRLMVAAGYSGWILLIDEAEIIGRYSFKQRAQSYAELARWMGRLEASSFADIGYKSGLASVLALTDDFQSAILDEKGDREMVPAKLRDTGSEADLVLSRQAEQGMQLIECERIPLVGPHDKRIEEIYQKIWSVHAQAYGWNPPQVPTIERLSSTRMREYVKGWITEWDLKRLAPGETVEIELTEVRQDYTEDADLEASPDEVAQPVLAESHS